TTAAGGTTTCTACTCCTCCAAGGCTTTCCGCATAAAGCACTAATTTTACTTTGCTCAGTAATTGTACGGCTGTTTCCTCGGTATCTACTTTAAAAGAAATCATTGATCCAAAACCTCTTGCCTGCTTCTTCGAGATTTCATAACCGGGGTGAGTTGGCAAGCCTACATAATAAACAGACTGAACCTTAGGATGATTACTTAGCCAATTTGCCAACAATATTGCATTTTCTTGCTGTTTTTCCATCCTGATAGCAAGGGTTTTGATTCCCCGAATCATAAGCCAGCTGTCAAATGGAGAGAGTCCTGCTCCTGTGGTTTTATGAATGAAACGTAATTTTTCCGAAAGTTCTTCCGTTCTCGTAACCAGAAAGCCTGAAAGAGTATCATTGTGTCCTGAAAGATATTTTGTGCCGCTGTGAATGACAATATCCGCCCCCAATTGAATAGGATTTTGAAAATATGGGGTTAGAAAGGTATTATCCACAATCAAAAGAAGATTATTTTCCTTTGCGATTTTAGAAATCGCAGCAATGTCCGTTACCTGCATCATTGGATTCGTCGGTGTTTCTATATAAATCGCTTTAGTTTCTTTTTTAATATGTTTGATCACTTCAGAGCTATCGGAAGTATCTACAAAACTGAATGAAATGCCGTTTTTCATTGAAATATGATGAAAAAGTCTATGGGTGCCCCCATATAAATCATCTGAGACAATAAGATGGTCTCCAATTTTAAAAAGCTCCATTAAAGCAGTAACGGCAGCCATTCCAGTAGAAAAGGCAAGGGCATCTGCACCGTTTTCAAGTTTAGCCACAATTTTTTCAACCTGTTCTCTCGTTGGATTTTGAAGCCGGGAATAATCATACCCGGTACTTTCTCCAACGCCGGGATGTACAAAAGTGGCTGCCTGATAAATGGGTACGGTTATAGAGCCGGTACAGTGGGTATGATCCTCCGCTCCGTGAATACAAAGAGTAGAAATATCCATGATAACTCCTCCTATCTCATATAATTAAAACAAAAGCTGCAACTGCAACCATTATGCTTTTAGCAAAAATAATTCGCAGTATTCCGATAAATTTTAATTATAATATAAGATTTTTTTCCGTCTGTCAAGCAATATTTTGCATAAGACAGCAACTACATTTGTGAAATAAGAAAATCTGGTTCTTGGCAAGCAATACAAACTTTCTTATCTTACAAGAAAGAGTTTCGCTTGCGAAACTCTCGCGCCGAGCGCGGTCGGCAAAGCCGACAAAATACAATACGCGCGAGTGTGCATTCTGCCCGGAGGGCTTTTATTGCATAGGAAATCCGGAGGAATTTCCTATGCAATAAAAAAAGTCTGCGGAAACCGCAGGCTTTTGTAATATTAATATTCTTTATTCAAATCTACTTTATTGATATAATCCTCTTTTCCTTCAATATAAGTTTTTAAATTATGTTCGAAAATAGGCACTGCTCGATTCATATACATATTGGATAAACCCGAAATATGAGGGGTAATAGATACATTTTTCATTGTCCACAAGGGACTGTCCTGAGGCAAAGGCTCTTTTTCAAATACATCAAGGGCTGCTCCTCTTATTATATGGTTTTGAAGCGCCTCAATGAGTGCCCCCTCATCCACTGTTGCTCCTCTTCCGATGTTAATAAAGTAAGCAGAATCTTTCATACTTGCAAACTGTTCTTTCCCTAATATTTTTTTGGTTTCATGGGTTAAAGGAAGGGTATCTACAACAAAATCTCCTTGAGATAAAGCTTTATTCAATTCACAGGTCGGGAAGATTTCATCAAAATAATCCACAGGTTTTCCACTGGTATTTACTCCTATGGTTTTCATATCGAAAGCCTTCGCCTTTCTTGCAATTTCTTTTCCAATGGTACCTGTTCCAAGAATCGTTATTGTTTTTCCGAATACTTCTTCAAAGTTCATCTTTCTTTTCCATATCTTATTTTTCTGCTGTTCGTAAAGTCTAAAGCCATCAATACGATCATTGAGAATAACAGCCATTACATACTCGGCAATAGGTATTCCATGAATTCCCGTAACATTGGTCAAAAGAATATTTCTCTCCTTTAATGTTTCAAAGGGAAGCATATCTATTCCCGTTGACATGCATTGAATCCATTTTAATTTTTTCATTTTTTCAATTAAATCTGCTGTCGTATCGAAACCAAAAGTGACAAAAATCTCTGCATCTTCTAAATGATCTCCTGCTTGCTCTATATCTTTATACATATAAAATTCAACACAGTCAAATTTTTTCTCTAAACGTTCTACATTGTTTTCTCCAATATTGAGAGATGATAGTATTTTCAATGATTATGCCTCCTTTGTAAATTATTGCTCGCCTTTTTTCCTATGAACTCTATTCTCAATAATTGAATTATAAAGCATAATAACTACTCTGTCTAATGCTTATACTTCTCTTTAATCGGCTTTGCAGCAAAAGCATATAATATAGCAATCAGTATAAAAGCTTCTGAAAATACAAAAGGTTCAATAGGGTAAACGGTATTAAATAACATACACAATCCATCAATGGTTGTCAGAATGTATCCTAAGATAAATAAAAGATATTGACTTCGGGGAAACTTATATTTATATGATCTAAATCCATAAAAACACATACATAAAACCATAAGCGTAAAAATTCCTTGAACCATACTCAACCAATGGTTCCAGGGTGAAATAAGCTGCAGCCTATAGCCAAAACCGTCATGCTTTATGATTTGAATCGGCTGTAAATATATGAGATTCAGATAAAAAAAGATAAATGGAGAAAATAAGAGCAAAACTACCCATTCTTTTATTCTTTCCCTAAATCTAGGAATGATATACCATAAAGCTAACACCGAAGGAATAGTTATACCTATGGATGAAGCATAATAAAAATAAGAGAAAAACTTTAAAATATCTATATTAGAACTAAGGGTAAAGACAATTAAAGCAATATACCTGAGTCCTGTAAATGTAAAAAGTATTAAGCAAATACTTCTCAAAATTCTGTTAGGATGGCCTTTAATTTGTATTATATTAAGAAGTACAATAATTAAAACTGAAAATAAAGGAATAAAAAATGTACTCATTCCATAATTCCCCCTCCTATATCCTTTCTACTATTTTATGTGTATAAAAATTAGTCAATGCAGGAAAGAATGAGAAAGTGGCAGCATTTATCAAAATATGGTATAATCCAAAATGTCTTTTGGGAAAAGCAACTAGAATATTATTGGAAAGAAGTAATATTATGATTAAGAACTATGCTTCAAAAAAGCTGAACACTGTGCATAATCTGCTTTCAAATACCCAAAAAGATGTGCTTGGGATTGCCTGGCCTGTGTTGGTGGAATTGCTTCTCGGCTCATTATTTGGAATGATAGATATGATTATGTTAGGCAGAATAGCAGATCCTGCTATAGCAGCCGCTTCCATCTCTGCCGTAGGCATGACCAATCAACCGCTTTTTATCGGCCTTTCCCTTGTGCAAGCATTGAATATTGGGGGAACTGCTATCATTGCTCGATATGTAGGAGCAAAACAAACCGATAAGATAGAAAACGTTCTTCAGCACATTATCCTTCTTACCTTGGTTTTACTGGCAATACCACTGTCTTTAGTGGGTATCTTTTTTGCCGATCCTATCCTTAGCTTTATGGGAGCACAAACGGATACCTTAACCGTTGGAAAAGGATATTTCAGAGTTGTTTCTATTGGATTTTTGTTTCAATCTTTTAATTTTGCAATATCTGCAGCCTTAAGGGGTGCAGGCAATACGAAAACCACTATGCGTATTAATTTAAGTGTTAATCTTATTAATGTCATAGGGAACGCCATTCTTATTTATGGACTTTTAGGCGTACCACCCCTTGGAGTAACAGGAGCAGGTATATCTACTGCATTCTCACAGTTTCTTGCCAGCATTATTTTAATCACATATCTCTTTCGAGGAAAAAGTATTATACAATTAACCTTTAAAGAACGTTTTAAGTTTGATAAAGATATTTTAGTCAATTTAATTAAAATCGGAGTTCCTGCCTCTTTAGAGCAGATGGCTCTTAGAATAGGTTTACTGCTGTTTGCAAAAATTGTGGCCGGGTTGGGAACGGTTGTTTTTGCAGCCCATCAAATATGTTTAAGCATTCTCGGACTGTCCTTTAACCCGGGTCAAGCTTTTGGTATTGCAACTTCATCCCTGGTAGGACAAGGACTTGGGGCAAAAGACCCGGAACGTGCCGAGGCTTATGCAAAAGAATCCAGACGAATTGGATCTTTGATTTCTTCTATTATGGCATTTCTATTCTTTGTTTTTAGTCCTCAGCTGATTTCTTTATACACCAGCGATCCTGAAATTATCCAAAAAGCTTCCGTTGCATTAAAAATTA
The genomic region above belongs to Defluviitalea saccharophila and contains:
- a CDS encoding MATE family efflux transporter encodes the protein MIKNYASKKLNTVHNLLSNTQKDVLGIAWPVLVELLLGSLFGMIDMIMLGRIADPAIAAASISAVGMTNQPLFIGLSLVQALNIGGTAIIARYVGAKQTDKIENVLQHIILLTLVLLAIPLSLVGIFFADPILSFMGAQTDTLTVGKGYFRVVSIGFLFQSFNFAISAALRGAGNTKTTMRINLSVNLINVIGNAILIYGLLGVPPLGVTGAGISTAFSQFLASIILITYLFRGKSIIQLTFKERFKFDKDILVNLIKIGVPASLEQMALRIGLLLFAKIVAGLGTVVFAAHQICLSILGLSFNPGQAFGIATSSLVGQGLGAKDPERAEAYAKESRRIGSLISSIMAFLFFVFSPQLISLYTSDPEIIQKASVALKIIALVQPFQSSQLILAGGLRGAGDTFWPLISTFIGVLGIRVFLAYVLVNFFNLGLPGAWMGVFVDQFVRWGIIYIRFRSGKWKTVTIR
- a CDS encoding D-2-hydroxyacid dehydrogenase codes for the protein MKILSSLNIGENNVERLEKKFDCVEFYMYKDIEQAGDHLEDAEIFVTFGFDTTADLIEKMKKLKWIQCMSTGIDMLPFETLKERNILLTNVTGIHGIPIAEYVMAVILNDRIDGFRLYEQQKNKIWKRKMNFEEVFGKTITILGTGTIGKEIARKAKAFDMKTIGVNTSGKPVDYFDEIFPTCELNKALSQGDFVVDTLPLTHETKKILGKEQFASMKDSAYFINIGRGATVDEGALIEALQNHIIRGAALDVFEKEPLPQDSPLWTMKNVSITPHISGLSNMYMNRAVPIFEHNLKTYIEGKEDYINKVDLNKEY
- a CDS encoding PLP-dependent aspartate aminotransferase family protein, which encodes MDISTLCIHGAEDHTHCTGSITVPIYQAATFVHPGVGESTGYDYSRLQNPTREQVEKIVAKLENGADALAFSTGMAAVTALMELFKIGDHLIVSDDLYGGTHRLFHHISMKNGISFSFVDTSDSSEVIKHIKKETKAIYIETPTNPMMQVTDIAAISKIAKENNLLLIVDNTFLTPYFQNPIQLGADIVIHSGTKYLSGHNDTLSGFLVTRTEELSEKLRFIHKTTGAGLSPFDSWLMIRGIKTLAIRMEKQQENAILLANWLSNHPKVQSVYYVGLPTHPGYEISKKQARGFGSMISFKVDTEETAVQLLSKVKLVLYAESLGGVETLITYPMLQTHADVPKEEREAKGIDERLLRISVGIENINDLIVDLGQALG